In the genome of Nocardia sp. NBC_00416, one region contains:
- a CDS encoding mechanosensitive ion channel family protein, giving the protein MHSEGTETLALSLALSSDVTSWLRSSGLEIVLLILGSMLFARFATYIRDRITQRIDSGFRGGDALVRSEEAKHRHALAQVLTWVVLTVAYVLVAMEVLQRLGFSMSGLVAPAAVLGAALGFGAQRIVQDILAGFFLITERQYGFGDVVRIAVTGIQDPAEGTVEDVTLRVTKLRNPDGEVITVPNGQIVKVTNLSKDWARAAIDVPVAASADILRINEVLHEVGGQAYQDPRLEPLLLDEPTVMGVEDLTVDQMNIRMVARTLPGKQFEVSRELRVRVAAAMRREGLNARP; this is encoded by the coding sequence ATGCATTCGGAGGGGACCGAAACGCTGGCCCTGTCCCTGGCCTTGTCTTCGGATGTCACATCCTGGCTGCGGTCTTCGGGTCTGGAGATCGTGCTGCTGATACTGGGGTCGATGCTGTTCGCTCGCTTCGCCACCTATATCCGCGACCGGATCACCCAGCGGATCGATTCCGGATTCCGCGGCGGTGACGCGCTGGTCAGGTCCGAAGAGGCCAAACACCGGCACGCGCTGGCGCAGGTGCTCACCTGGGTCGTACTGACCGTCGCGTATGTGCTGGTCGCGATGGAAGTGCTGCAACGACTGGGGTTCTCCATGTCGGGCCTGGTCGCACCGGCCGCGGTGCTGGGCGCCGCGCTCGGCTTCGGCGCCCAGCGCATCGTGCAGGACATTCTGGCCGGATTCTTCCTGATCACCGAGCGCCAGTACGGATTCGGCGATGTGGTGCGGATCGCGGTGACCGGTATCCAGGATCCGGCCGAGGGCACGGTCGAAGATGTGACCCTGCGCGTCACCAAACTGCGCAACCCGGACGGTGAGGTGATCACGGTCCCGAACGGCCAGATCGTGAAAGTCACCAATCTGTCGAAGGATTGGGCCCGCGCGGCGATCGATGTGCCGGTCGCGGCGAGCGCCGATATCCTCCGGATCAACGAAGTGCTGCACGAGGTGGGCGGTCAGGCCTACCAGGATCCCCGCCTGGAACCGCTGCTGCTCGACGAGCCGACGGTGATGGGCGTGGAAGATCTGACGGTGGACCAGATGAACATCCGAATGGTCGCCCGGACGCTACCGGGCAAACAGTTCGAGGTGAGTCGCGAGCTACGGGTGCGGGTGGCGGCGGCCATGCGACGGGAGGGCCTGAATGCGCGCCCGTAG
- the ftsE gene encoding cell division ATP-binding protein FtsE yields MITLRNVSKSYPTATRPALENVTVHIDKGEFVFLIGPSGSGKSTFMRLLLKEEVPTDGEITVADFRVDRLPGRRVPRLRQRIGCVFQDFRLLQQRTVAQNVAFALEVIGKRRQFIDRTVPEVLELVGLGGKADRLPTELSGGEQQRVAIARAFVNRPLVLLADEPTGNLDPETSYEIMLLLEHINRMGTTVLMATHDPLIVDGMRRRVVELYEGRLVRDQAMGGYEVGR; encoded by the coding sequence GTGATCACCCTGCGCAACGTCAGCAAGTCGTATCCGACCGCTACGCGACCCGCGCTGGAAAACGTCACCGTCCATATCGACAAGGGTGAGTTCGTCTTCCTGATCGGTCCGTCGGGTTCCGGTAAATCGACCTTCATGCGGCTGTTGCTCAAGGAGGAGGTGCCGACCGACGGCGAGATCACGGTCGCGGATTTCCGGGTCGACCGGTTGCCGGGGCGGAGGGTGCCGCGACTGCGGCAGCGAATCGGGTGTGTTTTCCAGGATTTCCGGCTGTTGCAGCAACGAACGGTCGCTCAGAATGTGGCGTTCGCGCTGGAGGTGATCGGAAAGCGCCGGCAGTTCATCGATCGGACGGTCCCCGAAGTGCTCGAGCTGGTCGGGCTGGGCGGTAAAGCCGATCGGCTGCCGACCGAACTGTCCGGCGGTGAACAGCAGCGCGTGGCGATCGCCCGCGCATTCGTGAACCGGCCGCTGGTCCTGCTGGCCGACGAGCCCACCGGCAACCTCGACCCCGAGACGAGTTACGAGATCATGCTGTTGCTCGAACACATCAACCGGATGGGCACCACCGTGCTCATGGCCACCCACGACCCCCTGATCGTGGACGGTATGCGCCGGCGCGTGGTCGAGCTCTACGAGGGCCGACTGGTGCGCGACCAGGCAATGGGCGGTTACGAGGTGGGCCGGTAA
- the ftsX gene encoding permease-like cell division protein FtsX, with amino-acid sequence MRAGFLFGEVSEGLRRNVTMTIAMILTTAVSLTMLGGGLLAVRIADKTEQYFLDRIEVRLYLTEDISGSDPDCANDPCRTLMADLKDVDGVESVQYLNRDAAVREAKEKTFKDQPELAEYVSETPLPASLRVKMSDASLYPTIYEQFYGRPGVGMVRNDKDIVDRLVSLFDGLRNAAFGMALLQAVAALLLIANMVQIAAFTRRTEVSIMRLVGATRWYTQLPFLLEAVAAALAGGLLATAGLFIARPLVIDRALGDLFASNVFPQITFDDIFTTALMVMPVGVVFAGLTAYATLRWYVRE; translated from the coding sequence ATGCGCGCGGGATTCCTGTTCGGCGAGGTCTCCGAGGGCCTACGCCGCAATGTCACCATGACCATCGCGATGATCCTGACGACCGCGGTCTCGCTGACCATGCTGGGCGGCGGTCTGCTGGCCGTGCGCATCGCGGACAAGACAGAGCAGTACTTCCTGGACCGGATCGAGGTGCGCCTGTATCTCACCGAGGACATCTCCGGGAGCGACCCCGACTGCGCGAACGACCCGTGCCGCACGCTGATGGCGGACCTGAAGGACGTCGACGGCGTCGAGAGCGTGCAGTACCTCAACCGGGACGCGGCGGTCCGCGAAGCCAAGGAGAAGACCTTCAAGGACCAGCCCGAACTGGCCGAGTACGTGAGCGAGACCCCGCTGCCGGCCTCGTTGCGGGTGAAGATGTCCGACGCCTCCTTGTATCCGACGATCTACGAACAGTTCTACGGCCGCCCCGGCGTGGGCATGGTCCGCAATGACAAGGACATCGTGGACCGGCTGGTCAGCCTGTTCGACGGTTTGCGCAACGCGGCGTTCGGCATGGCGCTGCTGCAGGCCGTCGCGGCGCTGCTACTGATCGCGAACATGGTGCAGATCGCGGCGTTCACCCGACGCACCGAGGTCAGCATCATGCGCCTGGTCGGGGCGACCCGCTGGTACACCCAGCTGCCTTTCCTCCTGGAGGCGGTGGCCGCCGCGCTCGCGGGCGGCCTGCTGGCGACGGCGGGCCTGTTCATCGCCCGCCCGCTGGTGATCGACCGGGCCCTGGGCGATCTGTTCGCCAGCAATGTCTTTCCACAGATCACCTTCGACGACATCTTCACCACCGCGCTCATGGTCATGCCGGTCGGCGTGGTGTTCGCCGGGCTCACGGCCTACGCGACCCTGCGCTGGTACGTGCGGGAATAG
- a CDS encoding acyl-CoA dehydrogenase family protein, whose product MINLELPRKLRASANQAHQVASQIFRPISRKYDLGEHEYPVELDTMAAMVDGLSDSGTQKISGASGGRSDDADPGTTPDIVANANGGNMSALLNALETSWGDVGLMLSIPYQGLGNAAIAAVATDDQLERFGKVWASMAITEPSFGSDSAAVTTTAVLDGDEWVLNGEKIFVTAGQRSTHIVVWASVDRSLGRAAIKSFVVPRDAPGLSVARLEHKLGIKASDTAVLLLQDCRIPKDNILGSPEVNVEKGFAGVMQTFDNTRPMVAAMAIGVTRAALEELRAILTDAGIEISYDTPANNQHAAAAEFLRMEADYESAYLLALRAAWMADNKKPNSLEASMSKAKAGRTGTDVTLKSVELAGAVGYSQRLLLEKWGRDSKILDIFEGTQQIQQLIVARRVLGKTSAQLK is encoded by the coding sequence ATGATCAATCTCGAACTTCCCAGGAAGCTGCGGGCCAGCGCCAATCAGGCGCACCAGGTGGCCTCGCAGATCTTCCGGCCCATCTCGCGCAAATACGACCTGGGTGAACACGAATACCCGGTCGAACTCGACACCATGGCCGCCATGGTCGACGGCCTCAGTGATTCCGGCACCCAGAAGATCAGCGGCGCCAGCGGTGGCCGCTCCGACGACGCCGACCCGGGCACGACCCCCGATATCGTCGCCAACGCCAACGGCGGCAATATGTCCGCACTGCTCAACGCCCTGGAAACCTCCTGGGGCGATGTCGGGCTGATGCTGTCGATCCCGTACCAGGGCTTGGGCAACGCGGCGATCGCCGCCGTGGCCACCGACGACCAACTGGAGCGGTTCGGCAAGGTGTGGGCCTCGATGGCCATCACCGAACCGAGTTTCGGATCCGACTCGGCCGCGGTCACCACCACCGCCGTCCTCGACGGCGACGAATGGGTGCTCAACGGCGAGAAGATCTTCGTCACCGCCGGTCAGCGCTCCACCCATATCGTCGTGTGGGCCTCGGTGGACCGCAGCCTCGGCCGCGCCGCCATCAAATCGTTCGTGGTGCCGCGCGACGCCCCCGGCCTGTCGGTGGCCCGGCTCGAGCACAAGCTCGGGATCAAGGCCTCCGATACCGCGGTGCTGCTGCTGCAGGACTGCCGTATCCCGAAGGACAATATTCTCGGCAGCCCGGAAGTGAACGTGGAGAAGGGTTTCGCCGGGGTCATGCAGACCTTCGACAACACCCGCCCCATGGTCGCGGCCATGGCCATCGGTGTCACCCGCGCCGCCCTCGAGGAACTGCGCGCCATCCTCACCGACGCGGGCATCGAGATCTCCTACGACACCCCGGCGAACAACCAGCACGCCGCGGCGGCCGAATTCCTGCGGATGGAGGCCGACTACGAATCCGCCTACCTGCTGGCGTTGCGTGCCGCCTGGATGGCCGACAACAAGAAACCCAATTCGCTCGAGGCGTCGATGTCCAAGGCGAAGGCGGGCCGCACCGGTACCGATGTGACGCTCAAGTCCGTCGAACTGGCCGGCGCGGTCGGTTACTCGCAGCGACTGCTCCTGGAGAAGTGGGGTCGCGATTCCAAGATCCTCGACATCTTCGAGGGCACCCAGCAGATCCAGCAGCTCATCGTCGCCCGCCGGGTGCTGGGCAAGACGAGCGCCCAGCTCAAGTAG
- a CDS encoding DUF6980 family protein — translation MEFSENGRVRNEPSRHCCEMMTSNLDWECQLHQDPYDCPDALVIFIAKFAEYGLIIHDGGTSFVAIDFCPWCGASLPESQRNRWVDELEAMGFDTVSCDDLPEEYRDGRWLMPPATA, via the coding sequence ATGGAATTCAGTGAGAACGGCCGGGTGCGCAACGAACCGTCCCGCCACTGCTGCGAGATGATGACGAGCAACCTGGACTGGGAATGTCAGCTGCACCAGGACCCGTACGACTGCCCGGACGCCTTGGTGATCTTCATCGCGAAGTTCGCGGAGTACGGATTGATCATCCATGACGGCGGCACATCGTTCGTCGCGATCGATTTCTGTCCCTGGTGCGGCGCATCGCTACCCGAATCGCAACGTAACCGATGGGTCGATGAGCTCGAGGCGATGGGTTTCGACACGGTTTCTTGCGACGACCTCCCCGAGGAGTACCGAGACGGTCGGTGGCTGATGCCCCCCGCTACAGCGTGA
- a CDS encoding DUF1254 domain-containing protein — protein MPGQFVEPKMTPDYARAVGRAAYLWGWPLVNMHNRRVFMERLPAPGLLAGIVPAGPPGTIGMLHDYIRPEERVVACPNQDVVYGFGVLDAERGPSVVQVPDFGDRFWVYQVVDQRTDSFVRLGKMYGTAPGFYLLAPESWDGEVPAGITDVFRYDTRAGAVIPRVFLDDTDADRAAIGPLVDRIGMYPVAEYDGTTKVFDWANAPSYGDSGSTAGQGETRWVDPETYFSALGEVLDEVPARPGEQALYEWFRSIIAAAGNDETIADILRETACDADAVVGELFEFRNIGIPVAHNWTTQRNGAAFGNDYLSRTAIGKSNIFVNTVNETAYYYQDLDDTGKRLHGANTYTVRFPAGQSPPVRGFWSLTVYNKHHFFHSHELDRYSLGTKNQDLRYDADGSLTLTVGGTPPSDPELFANWLPAPDDEFSLFLRAYWPAQSILEGAWEPPAVTL, from the coding sequence ATGCCCGGTCAATTCGTCGAGCCGAAGATGACTCCGGACTACGCGCGGGCGGTGGGCCGCGCCGCCTACCTGTGGGGCTGGCCGCTGGTGAACATGCACAACCGGCGCGTGTTCATGGAGCGGTTGCCGGCGCCCGGGCTGCTGGCCGGGATCGTGCCCGCCGGACCGCCCGGGACGATCGGAATGCTGCACGACTACATCCGCCCGGAAGAGCGGGTGGTCGCCTGCCCGAATCAGGACGTGGTCTACGGGTTCGGCGTGCTGGACGCCGAGCGCGGTCCATCGGTGGTGCAGGTGCCCGATTTCGGGGACCGGTTCTGGGTGTACCAGGTGGTCGATCAACGCACCGATTCCTTCGTGCGGCTCGGCAAGATGTACGGGACCGCGCCCGGGTTCTACCTGCTCGCGCCCGAATCGTGGGACGGAGAGGTCCCGGCCGGGATCACCGACGTGTTCCGCTACGACACTCGCGCGGGAGCGGTCATCCCGCGGGTGTTCCTCGACGACACCGACGCGGACCGCGCGGCCATCGGGCCGCTGGTCGATCGAATCGGTATGTACCCGGTGGCCGAGTACGACGGCACCACAAAAGTCTTCGATTGGGCGAACGCGCCGTCCTACGGAGACAGCGGCTCGACCGCCGGCCAGGGCGAAACCCGATGGGTGGACCCGGAAACCTATTTCTCCGCCCTCGGCGAAGTGCTCGACGAAGTACCCGCGCGGCCCGGGGAGCAGGCGCTCTACGAGTGGTTCCGCTCGATCATCGCCGCCGCCGGGAACGACGAGACCATCGCCGATATCCTCCGGGAGACCGCATGCGATGCCGATGCCGTGGTCGGGGAGTTGTTCGAGTTCCGCAATATCGGGATACCGGTGGCGCACAACTGGACGACGCAGCGCAATGGGGCGGCGTTCGGCAACGACTATCTGTCCCGGACCGCGATCGGCAAGTCGAACATCTTCGTCAACACCGTGAACGAAACCGCCTACTACTACCAGGACCTGGACGACACGGGAAAGCGGCTACACGGGGCGAATACGTACACGGTGCGGTTCCCGGCCGGGCAGTCGCCGCCGGTGCGCGGGTTCTGGTCGCTGACCGTCTACAACAAACACCATTTCTTCCACTCTCACGAACTCGACCGCTACTCGCTGGGTACCAAGAATCAGGATCTGCGGTACGACGCGGACGGGTCGCTGACCTTGACCGTCGGCGGGACACCACCGTCGGATCCGGAACTGTTCGCCAACTGGCTGCCGGCCCCCGACGACGAGTTCTCGCTCTTCCTGCGCGCCTACTGGCCCGCGCAGAGCATCCTCGAGGGCGCCTGGGAACCGCCCGCCGTCACGCTGTAG
- a CDS encoding acyl-CoA dehydrogenase family protein: MMMSIRDSATKRRPDNGVRQENGVGLNQPKRDWMGAAMRVMSTITGSELAEKYNLRKPIDRVAYESTKTGFRTLGAATRAFNKVAGGGAPKRLPDNESKTKDYFDLTPTDEQQMIVETVREFAAEILRPAAHDADEAAAAPQDLLGRAAELGITLINVPEELEGAATERGAVTNTMVAEALAHGDMGLALPLLAPSGVAVALSQWGTDAQQQTYLPAFTGENVPQASVVISEPRALFDPFSLQTKAVRSPSGYRLSGVKSLVPAAADAEIFVVGAELDGRPALFVVESDAKGLSVEADPSMGLRAAGLGRLVLDNVAVAADAILGEGDAKQHAADYRDAVQLARLGWAALAAGTGQAVLDYVIPYVNEREAFGEPISHRQAVAFMVADIAIELDGLRLVTLRGAARAEQGLTFAREAALAKKLAADKGMRFGLDGVQLLGGHGFTKEHPVERWYRDLRGIAIAEGVVLV, from the coding sequence GTGATGATGAGCATTCGAGACAGCGCTACCAAGCGGCGTCCTGATAACGGCGTCCGCCAGGAGAACGGGGTGGGCCTGAACCAACCCAAACGGGACTGGATGGGCGCCGCCATGCGGGTCATGTCGACCATCACCGGTTCGGAGCTGGCCGAGAAGTACAACCTGCGCAAGCCGATCGACCGGGTCGCCTACGAGAGCACCAAGACCGGATTCCGCACCCTGGGCGCGGCCACCCGCGCTTTCAACAAGGTCGCGGGCGGCGGGGCCCCCAAACGGCTGCCCGACAACGAGTCGAAGACCAAGGACTACTTCGACCTCACCCCCACCGACGAACAGCAGATGATCGTCGAGACGGTGCGCGAATTCGCGGCCGAGATCCTGCGCCCGGCCGCACACGACGCCGATGAGGCGGCCGCGGCGCCGCAGGACCTGCTGGGCCGCGCCGCGGAACTGGGCATCACCCTCATCAACGTGCCCGAGGAGCTCGAGGGCGCGGCCACCGAGCGCGGCGCCGTCACCAACACGATGGTGGCCGAAGCGCTGGCGCACGGCGATATGGGCCTGGCCCTGCCGCTGCTGGCGCCCAGCGGCGTAGCGGTCGCCCTGTCCCAGTGGGGCACCGACGCGCAGCAGCAGACCTACCTGCCCGCCTTCACCGGGGAGAACGTGCCGCAGGCGTCGGTCGTGATCAGCGAGCCGCGCGCCCTGTTCGACCCGTTCAGCCTGCAGACCAAGGCCGTGCGCTCCCCCAGCGGCTACCGGCTCAGCGGCGTCAAGAGCCTGGTCCCCGCCGCCGCCGACGCCGAGATCTTCGTGGTCGGCGCCGAACTCGACGGCCGCCCGGCGCTGTTCGTGGTCGAATCCGACGCCAAGGGCCTGTCGGTGGAAGCCGATCCGAGTATGGGCCTGCGGGCGGCCGGACTCGGCCGGCTGGTCCTGGACAATGTGGCCGTCGCCGCCGACGCGATCCTCGGCGAGGGCGACGCCAAACAGCATGCCGCCGACTACCGCGACGCCGTCCAGCTCGCCCGGCTGGGCTGGGCCGCACTGGCGGCCGGCACCGGGCAGGCAGTTCTCGACTACGTGATCCCTTACGTCAACGAGCGGGAAGCCTTCGGCGAACCGATCAGCCACCGGCAGGCGGTCGCGTTCATGGTCGCCGATATCGCGATCGAGCTCGACGGTCTGCGACTGGTCACGCTGCGCGGCGCCGCCCGCGCCGAACAGGGCCTCACCTTCGCCCGCGAGGCGGCACTGGCCAAGAAACTGGCGGCCGACAAAGGCATGCGCTTCGGCCTCGACGGTGTGCAGCTGCTCGGCGGCCACGGCTTCACCAAGGAACACCCGGTCGAACGCTGGTACCGCGATCTGAGGGGTATCGCGATCGCCGAAGGCGTGGTGTTGGTCTGA